Proteins encoded within one genomic window of Posidoniimonas corsicana:
- a CDS encoding peptide ABC transporter substrate-binding protein, with translation MTQRLLISALLLIGLVAGLGWLVSLGRLPPADFSFSNGTEVQSLDPAVVSGAPEGRILWSIFECLVQLDPETRQALPGVAESWEVSEDGRTYTWRLRDDARWSNGDPVTAHDFYYTYRRFLDPLTSAKYAQAMWHVKNGERYTLGASVLKPGDKVEVELHEAPDGALPHARGQVLRGELKAIERDSQFRDEEVTSKDFAKQHTLVLDVEGAERRFRMTGRTEQSDEWEPCKAVLLDFSEVGVRVVDDHTLVTELSNPTPFWPELIGFYAMSPVNQTCIETHGWPDWTAPENIVTNGPYRIQFRRIRDRIRLVKSDNYWDRDNVALEVIDALVVDSLITAFNLYETGQIDWSYTNPKLINRELLKEQPPRPDFNPARQLATYYYNFNTTREPLNDVRVRKALALALDRDQILDTVGAGEPPAYSLVPPGMPGYTSQECAANNVEEARRLLAEAGYPEGVGFPRLEILYNSGAEEHETIAELVRKQWQERLGISISGRKEEWGTYLSNSAQLNYDICRRSWIGDYLDPNTFLDMYVSNNGNNQSGYAVPEYDALIAAAAAETDPEKRMRILEQAERMLMDAQPLLPVYTYVSSNLVRPKIRGFYNNLQDSHPLRRLWIDPDLEGPNEYMADAPLYNQPQAGQEDQE, from the coding sequence ATGACCCAACGGCTGCTGATCTCTGCTTTGCTGCTGATTGGGCTCGTGGCGGGCCTGGGGTGGCTGGTCTCGCTGGGGCGGCTGCCGCCGGCGGACTTCTCGTTCTCCAACGGCACCGAGGTGCAGTCGCTCGACCCGGCCGTGGTGTCCGGCGCGCCGGAGGGCCGCATCCTGTGGTCGATCTTCGAGTGCCTGGTGCAGCTCGACCCAGAAACACGGCAGGCACTGCCCGGGGTAGCCGAGAGCTGGGAGGTCTCAGAAGACGGCCGCACGTACACGTGGCGCCTGCGGGACGACGCCCGCTGGTCCAACGGCGACCCGGTCACCGCGCACGACTTCTACTACACCTACCGCCGCTTCCTCGACCCACTGACCAGCGCCAAGTACGCACAGGCGATGTGGCACGTGAAGAACGGCGAGCGGTACACCCTGGGCGCGAGCGTCCTTAAGCCCGGCGACAAGGTAGAGGTCGAGCTGCACGAGGCGCCCGACGGCGCCCTGCCCCACGCCCGCGGCCAGGTGCTGCGCGGCGAGCTGAAGGCGATCGAGCGTGACTCGCAGTTCCGCGACGAGGAGGTGACCAGCAAGGACTTCGCCAAGCAGCACACGCTGGTGCTGGACGTCGAGGGCGCCGAGCGGCGGTTCCGCATGACCGGCCGGACCGAGCAGTCCGACGAGTGGGAGCCCTGCAAGGCGGTGCTGCTGGACTTCAGCGAGGTGGGCGTCCGCGTGGTGGACGACCACACGCTGGTCACCGAGCTCAGCAACCCCACGCCGTTCTGGCCCGAGCTGATCGGCTTCTACGCGATGTCGCCGGTCAACCAGACCTGCATCGAGACCCACGGCTGGCCCGACTGGACCGCGCCGGAGAACATCGTCACGAACGGCCCGTACCGGATCCAGTTCCGCCGCATCCGCGACCGCATCCGGTTGGTGAAGAGCGACAACTACTGGGACCGGGACAACGTGGCCCTGGAGGTGATCGACGCGCTGGTGGTGGACTCGCTGATCACCGCCTTCAACCTGTACGAGACCGGGCAGATCGACTGGTCGTACACCAACCCGAAGCTGATCAACCGCGAGCTGCTCAAGGAGCAGCCGCCGCGGCCCGACTTTAACCCGGCGCGGCAGCTCGCCACCTACTACTACAACTTCAACACCACCCGCGAGCCGCTGAACGACGTGCGGGTCCGCAAGGCTCTGGCGTTGGCGCTCGACCGCGACCAGATCCTCGACACCGTGGGCGCCGGCGAGCCGCCCGCCTACTCGCTGGTGCCGCCCGGCATGCCGGGCTACACGTCGCAGGAGTGCGCCGCCAACAACGTCGAGGAGGCCCGCCGCCTGCTCGCCGAGGCGGGCTACCCCGAGGGCGTGGGCTTCCCGCGGCTAGAGATTCTGTACAACTCCGGCGCCGAGGAGCACGAGACCATCGCCGAGTTGGTCCGCAAGCAGTGGCAGGAGCGGCTGGGGATCAGCATCTCGGGCCGCAAGGAGGAGTGGGGCACGTACCTCTCGAACTCCGCCCAGCTCAACTACGACATCTGCCGCCGCTCCTGGATCGGCGACTACCTGGACCCCAACACGTTCCTCGACATGTACGTGTCGAACAACGGCAACAACCAGTCGGGCTACGCCGTGCCGGAGTACGACGCGCTAATCGCCGCCGCCGCCGCCGAAACCGACCCAGAAAAGCGGATGCGGATCCTGGAGCAGGCCGAACGGATGCTGATGGACGCCCAGCCGCTGCTGCCAGTGTACACGTACGTCAGCAGCAACCTGGTGCGGCCCAAGATCCGCGGGTTCTACAACAACCTGCAGGACTCGCACCCGCTGCGGCGGCTGTGGATCGACCCCGACCTCGAAGGCCCCAACGAGTACATGGCCGACGCGCCGCTCTACAACCAGCCGCAGGCCGGGCAGGAGGACCAGGAGTGA
- a CDS encoding ABC transporter permease: protein MIAFVFRRLIGLIIVLLAVFCLSFALTRAVPGGPFQSERVLPDVVKESFERKYNLDLPPLEQAGLMLTDYASGDLGESMKMDVSVNEVVAQGLPISAALGALALSFAFTVGLAAGIVSAVRRGTAADFTLMSIATIGIALPNFVVAGFGILLFVFMIPIFPAGGWGTLRQLILPGLCLGAPYAAYVARIARTGMLDVLSQDHIRTARAKGLSQWSVVMRHALPTAMLPVVSFLGPAVAGVLTGSPVVEQIFAIPGLGWHFVQSAFNRDYTMAMGLVMVYTTLLYTMNFLVDLSYGLLDPRVEYN, encoded by the coding sequence GTGATCGCCTTTGTCTTCCGCCGCCTGATCGGCCTGATCATCGTGCTGCTGGCGGTGTTCTGCCTGTCGTTCGCGCTGACGCGGGCGGTGCCGGGCGGGCCGTTCCAGAGCGAGCGGGTGCTGCCCGACGTGGTGAAGGAGAGCTTCGAGCGGAAGTACAACCTCGACCTGCCGCCGCTCGAGCAGGCGGGGCTGATGCTCACGGACTACGCCAGCGGCGACCTGGGCGAGAGCATGAAGATGGACGTCAGCGTCAATGAGGTGGTGGCCCAGGGGCTGCCGATCTCGGCGGCGTTGGGAGCGCTGGCGCTGTCGTTCGCGTTCACCGTCGGCCTCGCGGCGGGCATCGTGTCGGCCGTGCGGCGGGGCACGGCGGCGGACTTCACGCTGATGAGCATCGCCACCATCGGCATCGCGCTGCCCAACTTCGTGGTGGCCGGCTTCGGCATCCTGCTGTTCGTATTTATGATCCCGATCTTCCCGGCGGGCGGCTGGGGCACGCTGCGGCAGCTGATCCTGCCGGGCCTCTGCCTGGGCGCGCCGTACGCGGCGTACGTGGCCCGCATTGCGCGGACCGGCATGCTGGACGTGCTGTCGCAAGACCACATCCGCACCGCCCGGGCCAAGGGGCTCTCGCAGTGGAGCGTGGTGATGCGGCACGCGCTGCCCACCGCCATGCTGCCGGTGGTGTCGTTCCTCGGCCCCGCGGTGGCGGGCGTGCTGACCGGCTCGCCGGTGGTGGAGCAGATCTTCGCCATCCCTGGCCTGGGCTGGCACTTCGTGCAGTCGGCCTTCAACCGCGACTACACCATGGCGATGGGTCTGGTGATGGTCTACACCACGCTGCTGTACACCATGAACTTCCTGGTCGACCTGTCGTACGGGCTGCTCGACCCCCGCGTGGAGTACAATTAG
- the xerC gene encoding tyrosine recombinase XerC → MRRQTGQFLRHLESERGASEHTIKGYREDLESLAAYLADDAGGTPEPASITTLELRGFVAAMHDAGYAKTSISRKLSSIRSFFRYGQREQWVAKNPATPLRNPRKSRKLPHFLSTEEVGRLLTAPPAESPAGKRDRAILETLYSAGLRVSELVGVNDGDLDREQGVVRVRGKGRKERFAPLGSFALDALGVWLAARRLSPKETPGPDAPVFTNKFGRRITTRSVARMLEKYIKQCGLDTRTSPHTLRHSFATHLLDRGADIRSVQELLGHKSLVTTQIYTHVSTSNLRAAYLKAHPRARG, encoded by the coding sequence ATGCGACGCCAGACCGGACAGTTCCTCAGGCACCTGGAGTCGGAGCGTGGCGCGTCGGAGCACACGATCAAGGGCTACCGCGAGGACCTGGAGAGCCTGGCCGCGTACCTGGCCGACGACGCCGGCGGCACGCCGGAGCCGGCTTCGATCACCACGCTCGAGCTGCGGGGCTTCGTCGCGGCGATGCACGACGCCGGCTACGCCAAGACGTCGATCTCGCGGAAGCTGTCGAGCATCCGCAGCTTCTTCCGCTACGGCCAGCGCGAGCAGTGGGTGGCCAAGAACCCCGCCACGCCGCTCCGCAACCCACGCAAGAGCCGCAAGCTGCCGCACTTCCTGTCGACCGAGGAGGTGGGCCGGCTGCTGACCGCCCCGCCGGCCGAGTCGCCCGCCGGCAAGCGGGACCGCGCCATCCTCGAGACGCTCTACTCGGCTGGCCTCCGCGTGAGTGAGCTGGTCGGCGTGAACGACGGCGACCTGGACCGCGAGCAGGGCGTGGTCCGCGTCCGCGGCAAGGGCCGCAAGGAGCGGTTCGCGCCTCTGGGGTCCTTCGCGCTGGACGCGCTGGGGGTGTGGCTCGCGGCGCGGCGGCTCTCGCCCAAGGAGACGCCCGGCCCCGACGCGCCGGTGTTCACCAACAAGTTCGGCCGGCGGATCACCACCCGCAGCGTCGCGCGGATGCTGGAGAAGTACATCAAGCAGTGCGGCCTGGACACGCGGACCAGCCCGCACACGCTGCGGCACAGCTTCGCCACCCACCTGCTGGACCGCGGCGCCGACATCCGCAGCGTTCAGGAGCTGCTGGGCCACAAGAGCCTGGTCACCACGCAGATCTACACGCACGTGAGCACCAGCAACCTGCGGGCGGCGTACCTCAAGGCGCACCCGCGGGCCCGGGGCTAG
- a CDS encoding PilZ domain-containing protein has protein sequence MNQCKVVLGPDIVAPLGVASGVGQPEPTTVMIGKCCGCRRRLDWPSPQPGAWASPVDCPQCGRWYYTEARNAAAPRLRRDCLPTPDAFTQQQSERVVSSVESALQQTDRRSEPRTTTDRTLTVVPLDATLASPRLAVEARLLNVSPSGCCVELSKPHEAAYLLIDCGSVGFPGIQVLGEVRWTQADGAAHRLGCEFRFGESGELPLE, from the coding sequence GTGAACCAATGCAAGGTAGTGCTGGGCCCCGATATCGTCGCGCCGCTGGGCGTTGCGAGCGGGGTCGGCCAACCAGAGCCGACGACCGTCATGATCGGCAAGTGCTGCGGCTGCCGCCGCCGCCTTGACTGGCCGTCGCCGCAGCCGGGCGCGTGGGCCTCGCCGGTCGACTGCCCGCAGTGCGGCCGCTGGTACTACACCGAGGCCCGCAACGCCGCGGCCCCGCGACTCCGGCGCGACTGCCTGCCCACGCCCGACGCGTTCACCCAGCAGCAGAGCGAGCGCGTGGTCAGCTCGGTCGAGAGCGCTCTGCAGCAGACCGATCGGCGCTCCGAACCACGCACCACGACCGACCGCACCCTGACGGTGGTGCCGCTCGACGCGACGCTGGCGTCGCCCCGTTTGGCCGTCGAGGCCCGACTGCTGAACGTCTCACCCTCGGGGTGCTGCGTAGAGCTCAGCAAGCCGCACGAGGCCGCCTACCTGCTCATCGACTGCGGCTCGGTCGGCTTCCCGGGCATCCAGGTGCTCGGCGAGGTCCGGTGGACCCAGGCCGACGGCGCCGCCCACAGGCTGGGCTGCGAGTTCCGGTTCGGCGAGTCGGGTGAGCTGCCGCTTGAGTAG
- a CDS encoding ABC transporter permease, giving the protein MSTSLGSTREVTTKPTEGGPKRGLSLTQEALRRLRRNRVAMISLWTLVAVALLAFFAPVFPLQPPDKVFTDLKFAEPCWLLEDPDPDAEGQPDEKPVDRSLFIDTFSLDTERIANQQERLAPALEDLATARADYRESRGEAREDAVRQLRRQKNRVEDIVQRPYRDAGFPVLGPLSRAMVRARYAMFGEWSINAVFGRDKLGRDILSRIFWGSRVSLIVGLVATIVSVVIGVTYGAIAGYSGGWVDGAMMRLVDVLYSVPFIFVVIFVISILDDPQIRAWREEYGLSRIVIFYLVVGAIYWLTMARVVRGQVISLRNEPFVESARSIGVSHAGILLRHIIPNLLSVVIVYLTLTIPRVILFEAFLSFLGLGVEPPDVSWGLLANEGIQVITPVKVFWWLILFPSGAIGVTLFALNFLGDGLRDAFDPRLRDQ; this is encoded by the coding sequence ATGTCGACCAGCCTCGGATCAACTCGAGAAGTCACGACCAAGCCAACCGAGGGCGGCCCGAAGCGGGGGCTGTCGCTCACGCAGGAGGCGCTGCGTCGGCTCCGCCGCAACCGCGTGGCGATGATTTCGCTGTGGACTCTGGTGGCAGTGGCCCTGCTCGCGTTCTTCGCGCCGGTTTTCCCGCTTCAGCCGCCCGACAAGGTGTTCACCGACCTGAAGTTCGCCGAGCCGTGTTGGCTGCTGGAGGACCCAGATCCGGACGCCGAAGGGCAACCGGACGAAAAGCCGGTTGATCGGTCGCTCTTCATCGACACGTTCTCGCTCGACACCGAGCGGATCGCCAACCAGCAGGAGCGGCTGGCGCCCGCCCTAGAAGACCTTGCCACGGCACGCGCTGACTACCGCGAGTCTCGCGGAGAGGCCCGTGAGGACGCCGTGCGGCAGCTCCGCCGGCAGAAGAACCGGGTGGAAGATATCGTCCAACGCCCGTACCGCGACGCCGGCTTCCCGGTGCTGGGGCCGCTGAGCCGCGCGATGGTCCGCGCCCGCTACGCGATGTTCGGCGAGTGGTCCATCAACGCCGTGTTCGGCCGCGACAAGCTGGGCCGCGACATCCTGTCCCGCATCTTCTGGGGGTCACGGGTGTCGCTGATCGTAGGCCTGGTCGCGACAATCGTCTCTGTGGTGATCGGTGTTACGTACGGCGCGATCGCCGGGTACTCCGGCGGCTGGGTCGACGGCGCCATGATGCGGCTGGTCGATGTGCTCTACTCGGTGCCGTTTATCTTTGTCGTGATCTTCGTGATCTCCATCCTCGACGACCCGCAGATCCGCGCCTGGCGAGAAGAATACGGCCTCAGCCGGATAGTGATCTTCTACCTGGTGGTCGGCGCCATCTACTGGCTCACCATGGCCCGCGTGGTTCGCGGGCAGGTGATCTCGCTCCGCAATGAGCCATTCGTCGAGTCCGCCCGCTCAATCGGCGTGTCGCACGCGGGCATCCTGCTGCGGCACATCATCCCCAACCTGCTGAGCGTGGTGATCGTGTACCTGACGCTCACCATCCCGCGGGTGATCCTGTTCGAGGCGTTCCTCTCGTTCCTCGGCCTGGGGGTCGAGCCGCCCGATGTTTCTTGGGGCCTGCTGGCAAACGAGGGGATCCAGGTGATCACGCCGGTAAAGGTGTTCTGGTGGCTGATCTTGTTCCCCAGCGGCGCCATCGGGGTGACCCTATTCGCTCTCAACTTCCTTGGCGACGGCCTCCGCGACGCGTTCGACCCGCGGCTGCGGGACCAGTAG